The Athalia rosae chromosome 7, iyAthRosa1.1, whole genome shotgun sequence genome window below encodes:
- the LOC105689719 gene encoding uncharacterized protein LOC105689719 isoform X2, producing the protein MKRTKIDIMALVMLPCDLPWWPSVVKQLDQAAAATNSQQLLEAMYRLHDMCNISLDPEEDVQDPNLFAELARFLDEDFTSGEREQFFTKTIPKVVQHAKSLKSTKPPEGLHFSLQQQTDSAEYSYNFVSSLIANAFFSTYPKRTRKTHPTLQDFNFTNFFKYLHMNSQKAKLRSIFAYFNFLSEDTSLDGQLIISRQVMSSKQWLTIEDWLESSIPLCPLTIRHEGRVERAEAHLLHVCFTSSRLGGGVLSSEITQESIQMATHPELLAALLSVEALEDNEVLIIEGARNISRIIDPKHRSTFESIPKPKTVTICCMDAEDYSTLPLAQYEEDNVLREMNKSLLGFRQRHVPISPTNPVKLEPDPGARRLSPIGESFSSTPPEAEEKSIATINYNIKASTKEINGSDGVEMRTKPNGKSVESLSPAKTTGCSNKRGRFIVLGSSGEVLPVTRKSLGQVSVYSSCNSQSTDSFHSAKESVDEDQDEEQKLTRLYSAQLDSFERRGTFAQRLKDALRRESTATGTTSSISSAGSSYAVGISVTGSHVGDPDIKVRRGGSRGFVLRDDTVDEEFLKESLEAEQKWLGRFKQSQHPMLQRRDTNASSKYSFSTEYSSEFSSELEEVYEQLSKWLEDPIVADESRELDARDRAVVRFAGSLLKRALSESFAGVPVQEGEPQALIGTEEVQERHKLALAVRSLSLELARHKHKRQHSVPEGEYKNYEDALSEDPAVARDVKSTQRRNLWVISFTSEVRQTLTDDVATISLPQGLPLTDTETITTITQDNKWSKSFAELLPHNFPRVAIAKEDKRMLHWSELATSIADVSQESSPQAGGLLPVVTGNWGCGSRLKGDHQLKLAIQWLAASLAGVPRLIYYTSGHPSLSKLDTVSRVLVDRHWTVGDLATAVMRFAVKTIEERIEGRNSLFEELIGMDKPSP; encoded by the exons ATGAAACGCACAA AAATTGACATCATGGCATTGGTGATGCTTCCCTGTGATTTGCCTTGGTGGCCTTCAGTCGTGAAACAACTGGACCAAGCAGCGGCTGCAACAAACTCTCAGCAACTTTTAGAAGCAATGTATCGGTTACACGATATGTGCAA CATAAGTCTCGACCCAGAGGAAGATGTTCAGGACCCAAACTTATTTGCCGAATTGGCAAGGTTCTTGGACGAAGACTTCACTTCAGGGGAAAGGGAACAATTCTTCACAAAAACAATTCCAAAGGTAGTACAACATGCCAAGTCTCTCAAATCTACAAAACCTCCGGAAGGACTTCATTTTAGCCTGCAGCAACAAA CCGATAGTGCAGAGTACAGCTACAACTTTGTTTCATCCCTGATAGcaaatgcatttttttcaacatatcccaaaagaacgagaaaaactcATCCTACGCTGCAAGATTTCAACTTCACTAATTTCTTCAAATATCTTCACAT GAATAGTCAGAAGGCAAAATTGAGAAGCATATTTGCCTACTTTAATTTCTTGAGCGAGGACACGTCATTGGATggacaattaataatttccaGACAG GTGATGTCGTCAAAACAGTGGTTGACAATAGAAGATTGGCTCGAGAGTAGCATCCCTCTTTGTCCTCTCACTATTCGCCATGAAGGAAGGGTGGAAAGGGCTGAAGCTCACTTACTGCATGTATGCTTCACTAGTTCAAGGCTAGGTGGTGGAGTATTGAGCAGCGAAATTACACAAGAAAGCATCCAA ATGGCAACGCATCCTGAGCTGTTGGCTGCATTACTCTCTGTTGAAGCATTAGAAGACAATGAGGTCTTGATCATAGAAGGTGCCAGAAATATTTCCAGGATAATTGATCCAAAACATAGATCTACTTTTGAAAGTATaccaaaaccaaaaaca GTAACAATATGCTGTATGGATGCCGAAGACTATTCTACGCTGCCCCTTGCACAATATGAGGAAGACAATGTGCTGCGAGAAATGAACAAATCGTTGTTGGGATTCAGGCAAAGGCATGTCCCTATCAGCCCAACGAATCCTGTCAAATTGGAGCCAGATCCAGGTGCTCGGCGGTTGTCACCGATTGGAGAAAGTTTCAGTAGCACCCCGCCAGAGGCCGAGGAAAAGTCAATCGcaacaattaattataacaTTAAAG CATCGACAAAAGAGATAAACGGTTCCGACGGTGTGGAAATGAGAACAAAACCAAATGGTAAATCAGTCGAATCGCTAAGTCCAGCAAAAACTACAGGCTGTTCCAATAAAAGAGGCCGATTCATAGTTCTTGGCTCAAGTGGAGAAGTTTTGCCTGTTACCAGAAAGTCCTTAGGGCAGGTGTCTGTCTACAGCAGTTGCAATAGCCAAAGCACTGACAGCTTCCATAGCGCGAAAGAATCTGTCGACGAGGATCAAG atgaagagcAAAAGCTCACTAGGCTTTATAGCGCACAGTTAGATTCGTTCGAACGACGAGGGACTTTTGCTCAGAGACTGAAGGATGCTTTGAGGCGAGAAAGTACAGCAACCGGAACAAcgtcttcaatttcttctgcAGGCAGCAGTTATGCGGTTGGAATAAGCGTGACCGGAAGTCATGTCGGTGATCCAGATATTAA AGTGAGGAGAGGGGGATCCAGAGGATTTGTTTTAAGAGATGATACGGTGGATGAAGAATTTCTAAAGGAATCGTTGGAAGCTGAGCAAAAGTGGCTTGGAAGATTCAAGCAAAGTCAACATCCGATGCTGCAAAGACGCGATACCAACGCGAGCAGCAAGTACAGTTTTAGTACGGAATACAGCTCAG AATTTTCTTCAGAACTTGAAGAAGTCTACGAGCAATTATCTAAGTGGCTGGAGGATCCTATAGTTGCTGACGAAAGCCGTGAATTAGATGCAAGAGATAGAGCTGTGGTAAGATTTGCTGGTTCGCTTTTAAAGAGAGCGTTGAGCGAGTCGTTTGCAGGCGTTCCTGTCCAAGAGGGAGAACCTCAAGCTTTAATTGGCACCGAGGAGGTTCAAGAACGTCATAAGCTGGCATTAGCAGTCAGAAGCCTGAGCTTAGAGCTTGCGCGGCACAAGCATAAAAGACAGCATTCG GTTCCCGAAGGTGAGTACAAGAATTATGAAGATGCTCTGAGTGAAGATCCTGCTGTAGCCAGAGATGTTAAATCGACACAACGCAGAAATCTCTGGGTCATTTCTTTCACGTCTGAAGTGAGACAGACTCTGACCGATGACGTGGCTACGATTTCGCTGCCGCAAGGTTTACCGTTGACCGATACagaaacaataacaacaataacacaGGATAACAAGTGGTCAAAAAGTTTTGCTGAACTTCTACCCCACAATTTTCCAAGAGTTGCGATTGCAAAGGAAGATAAGAGGATGCTGCACTGGAGCGAATTAGCGACATCAATAGCCGAT GTCTCTCAAGAAAGCAGCCCTCAGGCCGGTGGCTTATTGCCAGTAGTAACTGGGAACTGGGGTTGCGGTTCACGACTGAAAGGCGATCATCAACTAAAACTAGCGATACAGTGGCTGGCAGCTTCTCTCGCTGGTGTGCCCAGACTGATTTACTACACATCTGGCCATCCCAGTCTGTCCAAG ctCGATACGGTGAGCAGGGTATTGGTGGACAGGCATTGGACAGTCGGAGATTTGGCGACAGCAGTGATGCGGTTTGCAGTTAAAACCATTGAAGAGAGAATCGAGGGAAGAAACAGTCTTTTCGAAGAATTAATTGGAATGGATAAGCCTAGTCCTTAG
- the LOC105689719 gene encoding uncharacterized protein LOC105689719 isoform X5: MKRTKIDIMALVMLPCDLPWWPSVVKQLDQAAAATNSQQLLEAMYRLHDMCNISLDPEEDVQDPNLFAELARFLDEDFTSGEREQFFTKTIPKVVQHAKSLKSTKPPEGLHFSLQQQTDSAEYSYNFVSSLIANAFFSTYPKRTRKTHPTLQDFNFTNFFKYLHMNSQKAKLRSIFAYFNFLSEDTSLDGQLIISRQVMSSKQWLTIEDWLESSIPLCPLTIRHEGRVERAEAHLLHVCFTSSRLGGGVLSSEITQESIQMATHPELLAALLSVEALEDNEVLIIEGARNISRIIDPKHRSTFESIPKPKTVTICCMDAEDYSTLPLAQYEEDNVLREMNKSLLGFRQRHVPISPTNPVKLEPDPGARRLSPIGESFSSTPPEAEEKSIATINYNIKASTKEINGSDGVEMRTKPNGKSVESLSPAKTTGCSNKRGRFIVLGSSGEVLPVTRKSLGQVSVYSSCNSQSTDSFHSAKESVDEDQEDEEQKLTRLYSAQLDSFERRGTFAQRLKDALRRESTATGTTSSISSAGSSYAVGISVTGSHVGDPDIKVRRGGSRGFVLRDDTVDEEFLKESLEAEQKWLGRFKQSQHPMLQRRDTNASSKYSFSTEYSSEFSSELEEVYEQLSKWLEDPIVADESRELDARDRAVVRFAGSLLKRALSESFAGVPVQEGEPQALIGTEEVQERHKLALAVRSLSLELARHKHKRQHSVSQESSPQAGGLLPVVTGNWGCGSRLKGDHQLKLAIQWLAASLAGVPRLIYYTSGHPSLSKLDTVSRVLVDRHWTVGDLATAVMRFAVKTIEERIEGRNSLFEELIGMDKPSP; encoded by the exons ATGAAACGCACAA AAATTGACATCATGGCATTGGTGATGCTTCCCTGTGATTTGCCTTGGTGGCCTTCAGTCGTGAAACAACTGGACCAAGCAGCGGCTGCAACAAACTCTCAGCAACTTTTAGAAGCAATGTATCGGTTACACGATATGTGCAA CATAAGTCTCGACCCAGAGGAAGATGTTCAGGACCCAAACTTATTTGCCGAATTGGCAAGGTTCTTGGACGAAGACTTCACTTCAGGGGAAAGGGAACAATTCTTCACAAAAACAATTCCAAAGGTAGTACAACATGCCAAGTCTCTCAAATCTACAAAACCTCCGGAAGGACTTCATTTTAGCCTGCAGCAACAAA CCGATAGTGCAGAGTACAGCTACAACTTTGTTTCATCCCTGATAGcaaatgcatttttttcaacatatcccaaaagaacgagaaaaactcATCCTACGCTGCAAGATTTCAACTTCACTAATTTCTTCAAATATCTTCACAT GAATAGTCAGAAGGCAAAATTGAGAAGCATATTTGCCTACTTTAATTTCTTGAGCGAGGACACGTCATTGGATggacaattaataatttccaGACAG GTGATGTCGTCAAAACAGTGGTTGACAATAGAAGATTGGCTCGAGAGTAGCATCCCTCTTTGTCCTCTCACTATTCGCCATGAAGGAAGGGTGGAAAGGGCTGAAGCTCACTTACTGCATGTATGCTTCACTAGTTCAAGGCTAGGTGGTGGAGTATTGAGCAGCGAAATTACACAAGAAAGCATCCAA ATGGCAACGCATCCTGAGCTGTTGGCTGCATTACTCTCTGTTGAAGCATTAGAAGACAATGAGGTCTTGATCATAGAAGGTGCCAGAAATATTTCCAGGATAATTGATCCAAAACATAGATCTACTTTTGAAAGTATaccaaaaccaaaaaca GTAACAATATGCTGTATGGATGCCGAAGACTATTCTACGCTGCCCCTTGCACAATATGAGGAAGACAATGTGCTGCGAGAAATGAACAAATCGTTGTTGGGATTCAGGCAAAGGCATGTCCCTATCAGCCCAACGAATCCTGTCAAATTGGAGCCAGATCCAGGTGCTCGGCGGTTGTCACCGATTGGAGAAAGTTTCAGTAGCACCCCGCCAGAGGCCGAGGAAAAGTCAATCGcaacaattaattataacaTTAAAG CATCGACAAAAGAGATAAACGGTTCCGACGGTGTGGAAATGAGAACAAAACCAAATGGTAAATCAGTCGAATCGCTAAGTCCAGCAAAAACTACAGGCTGTTCCAATAAAAGAGGCCGATTCATAGTTCTTGGCTCAAGTGGAGAAGTTTTGCCTGTTACCAGAAAGTCCTTAGGGCAGGTGTCTGTCTACAGCAGTTGCAATAGCCAAAGCACTGACAGCTTCCATAGCGCGAAAGAATCTGTCGACGAGGATCAAG aagatgaagagcAAAAGCTCACTAGGCTTTATAGCGCACAGTTAGATTCGTTCGAACGACGAGGGACTTTTGCTCAGAGACTGAAGGATGCTTTGAGGCGAGAAAGTACAGCAACCGGAACAAcgtcttcaatttcttctgcAGGCAGCAGTTATGCGGTTGGAATAAGCGTGACCGGAAGTCATGTCGGTGATCCAGATATTAA AGTGAGGAGAGGGGGATCCAGAGGATTTGTTTTAAGAGATGATACGGTGGATGAAGAATTTCTAAAGGAATCGTTGGAAGCTGAGCAAAAGTGGCTTGGAAGATTCAAGCAAAGTCAACATCCGATGCTGCAAAGACGCGATACCAACGCGAGCAGCAAGTACAGTTTTAGTACGGAATACAGCTCAG AATTTTCTTCAGAACTTGAAGAAGTCTACGAGCAATTATCTAAGTGGCTGGAGGATCCTATAGTTGCTGACGAAAGCCGTGAATTAGATGCAAGAGATAGAGCTGTGGTAAGATTTGCTGGTTCGCTTTTAAAGAGAGCGTTGAGCGAGTCGTTTGCAGGCGTTCCTGTCCAAGAGGGAGAACCTCAAGCTTTAATTGGCACCGAGGAGGTTCAAGAACGTCATAAGCTGGCATTAGCAGTCAGAAGCCTGAGCTTAGAGCTTGCGCGGCACAAGCATAAAAGACAGCATTCG GTCTCTCAAGAAAGCAGCCCTCAGGCCGGTGGCTTATTGCCAGTAGTAACTGGGAACTGGGGTTGCGGTTCACGACTGAAAGGCGATCATCAACTAAAACTAGCGATACAGTGGCTGGCAGCTTCTCTCGCTGGTGTGCCCAGACTGATTTACTACACATCTGGCCATCCCAGTCTGTCCAAG ctCGATACGGTGAGCAGGGTATTGGTGGACAGGCATTGGACAGTCGGAGATTTGGCGACAGCAGTGATGCGGTTTGCAGTTAAAACCATTGAAGAGAGAATCGAGGGAAGAAACAGTCTTTTCGAAGAATTAATTGGAATGGATAAGCCTAGTCCTTAG
- the LOC105689719 gene encoding uncharacterized protein LOC105689719 isoform X3 yields MKRTKIDIMALVMLPCDLPWWPSVVKQLDQAAAATNSQQLLEAMYRLHDMCNISLDPEEDVQDPNLFAELARFLDEDFTSGEREQFFTKTIPKVVQHAKSLKSTKPPEGLHFSLQQQTDSAEYSYNFVSSLIANAFFSTYPKRTRKTHPTLQDFNFTNFFKYLHMNSQKAKLRSIFAYFNFLSEDTSLDGQLIISRQVMSSKQWLTIEDWLESSIPLCPLTIRHEGRVERAEAHLLHVCFTSSRLGGGVLSSEITQESIQMATHPELLAALLSVEALEDNEVLIIEGARNISRIIDPKHRSTFESIPKPKTVTICCMDAEDYSTLPLAQYEEDNVLREMNKSLLGFRQRHVPISPTNPVKLEPDPGARRLSPIGESFSSTPPEAEEKSIATINYNIKASTKEINGSDGVEMRTKPNGKSVESLSPAKTTGCSNKRGRFIVLGSSGEVLPVTRKSLGQVSVYSSCNSQSTDSFHSAKESVDEDQEDEEQKLTRLYSAQLDSFERRGTFAQRLKDALRRESTATGTTSSISSAGSSYAVGISVTGSHVGDPDIKVRRGGSRGFVLRDDTVDEEFLKESLEAEQKWLGRFKQSQHPMLQRRDTNASSKYSFSTEYSSELEEVYEQLSKWLEDPIVADESRELDARDRAVVRFAGSLLKRALSESFAGVPVQEGEPQALIGTEEVQERHKLALAVRSLSLELARHKHKRQHSVPEGEYKNYEDALSEDPAVARDVKSTQRRNLWVISFTSEVRQTLTDDVATISLPQGLPLTDTETITTITQDNKWSKSFAELLPHNFPRVAIAKEDKRMLHWSELATSIADVSQESSPQAGGLLPVVTGNWGCGSRLKGDHQLKLAIQWLAASLAGVPRLIYYTSGHPSLSKLDTVSRVLVDRHWTVGDLATAVMRFAVKTIEERIEGRNSLFEELIGMDKPSP; encoded by the exons ATGAAACGCACAA AAATTGACATCATGGCATTGGTGATGCTTCCCTGTGATTTGCCTTGGTGGCCTTCAGTCGTGAAACAACTGGACCAAGCAGCGGCTGCAACAAACTCTCAGCAACTTTTAGAAGCAATGTATCGGTTACACGATATGTGCAA CATAAGTCTCGACCCAGAGGAAGATGTTCAGGACCCAAACTTATTTGCCGAATTGGCAAGGTTCTTGGACGAAGACTTCACTTCAGGGGAAAGGGAACAATTCTTCACAAAAACAATTCCAAAGGTAGTACAACATGCCAAGTCTCTCAAATCTACAAAACCTCCGGAAGGACTTCATTTTAGCCTGCAGCAACAAA CCGATAGTGCAGAGTACAGCTACAACTTTGTTTCATCCCTGATAGcaaatgcatttttttcaacatatcccaaaagaacgagaaaaactcATCCTACGCTGCAAGATTTCAACTTCACTAATTTCTTCAAATATCTTCACAT GAATAGTCAGAAGGCAAAATTGAGAAGCATATTTGCCTACTTTAATTTCTTGAGCGAGGACACGTCATTGGATggacaattaataatttccaGACAG GTGATGTCGTCAAAACAGTGGTTGACAATAGAAGATTGGCTCGAGAGTAGCATCCCTCTTTGTCCTCTCACTATTCGCCATGAAGGAAGGGTGGAAAGGGCTGAAGCTCACTTACTGCATGTATGCTTCACTAGTTCAAGGCTAGGTGGTGGAGTATTGAGCAGCGAAATTACACAAGAAAGCATCCAA ATGGCAACGCATCCTGAGCTGTTGGCTGCATTACTCTCTGTTGAAGCATTAGAAGACAATGAGGTCTTGATCATAGAAGGTGCCAGAAATATTTCCAGGATAATTGATCCAAAACATAGATCTACTTTTGAAAGTATaccaaaaccaaaaaca GTAACAATATGCTGTATGGATGCCGAAGACTATTCTACGCTGCCCCTTGCACAATATGAGGAAGACAATGTGCTGCGAGAAATGAACAAATCGTTGTTGGGATTCAGGCAAAGGCATGTCCCTATCAGCCCAACGAATCCTGTCAAATTGGAGCCAGATCCAGGTGCTCGGCGGTTGTCACCGATTGGAGAAAGTTTCAGTAGCACCCCGCCAGAGGCCGAGGAAAAGTCAATCGcaacaattaattataacaTTAAAG CATCGACAAAAGAGATAAACGGTTCCGACGGTGTGGAAATGAGAACAAAACCAAATGGTAAATCAGTCGAATCGCTAAGTCCAGCAAAAACTACAGGCTGTTCCAATAAAAGAGGCCGATTCATAGTTCTTGGCTCAAGTGGAGAAGTTTTGCCTGTTACCAGAAAGTCCTTAGGGCAGGTGTCTGTCTACAGCAGTTGCAATAGCCAAAGCACTGACAGCTTCCATAGCGCGAAAGAATCTGTCGACGAGGATCAAG aagatgaagagcAAAAGCTCACTAGGCTTTATAGCGCACAGTTAGATTCGTTCGAACGACGAGGGACTTTTGCTCAGAGACTGAAGGATGCTTTGAGGCGAGAAAGTACAGCAACCGGAACAAcgtcttcaatttcttctgcAGGCAGCAGTTATGCGGTTGGAATAAGCGTGACCGGAAGTCATGTCGGTGATCCAGATATTAA AGTGAGGAGAGGGGGATCCAGAGGATTTGTTTTAAGAGATGATACGGTGGATGAAGAATTTCTAAAGGAATCGTTGGAAGCTGAGCAAAAGTGGCTTGGAAGATTCAAGCAAAGTCAACATCCGATGCTGCAAAGACGCGATACCAACGCGAGCAGCAAGTACAGTTTTAGTACGGAATACAGCTCAG AACTTGAAGAAGTCTACGAGCAATTATCTAAGTGGCTGGAGGATCCTATAGTTGCTGACGAAAGCCGTGAATTAGATGCAAGAGATAGAGCTGTGGTAAGATTTGCTGGTTCGCTTTTAAAGAGAGCGTTGAGCGAGTCGTTTGCAGGCGTTCCTGTCCAAGAGGGAGAACCTCAAGCTTTAATTGGCACCGAGGAGGTTCAAGAACGTCATAAGCTGGCATTAGCAGTCAGAAGCCTGAGCTTAGAGCTTGCGCGGCACAAGCATAAAAGACAGCATTCG GTTCCCGAAGGTGAGTACAAGAATTATGAAGATGCTCTGAGTGAAGATCCTGCTGTAGCCAGAGATGTTAAATCGACACAACGCAGAAATCTCTGGGTCATTTCTTTCACGTCTGAAGTGAGACAGACTCTGACCGATGACGTGGCTACGATTTCGCTGCCGCAAGGTTTACCGTTGACCGATACagaaacaataacaacaataacacaGGATAACAAGTGGTCAAAAAGTTTTGCTGAACTTCTACCCCACAATTTTCCAAGAGTTGCGATTGCAAAGGAAGATAAGAGGATGCTGCACTGGAGCGAATTAGCGACATCAATAGCCGAT GTCTCTCAAGAAAGCAGCCCTCAGGCCGGTGGCTTATTGCCAGTAGTAACTGGGAACTGGGGTTGCGGTTCACGACTGAAAGGCGATCATCAACTAAAACTAGCGATACAGTGGCTGGCAGCTTCTCTCGCTGGTGTGCCCAGACTGATTTACTACACATCTGGCCATCCCAGTCTGTCCAAG ctCGATACGGTGAGCAGGGTATTGGTGGACAGGCATTGGACAGTCGGAGATTTGGCGACAGCAGTGATGCGGTTTGCAGTTAAAACCATTGAAGAGAGAATCGAGGGAAGAAACAGTCTTTTCGAAGAATTAATTGGAATGGATAAGCCTAGTCCTTAG
- the LOC105689719 gene encoding uncharacterized protein LOC105689719 isoform X1 translates to MKRTKIDIMALVMLPCDLPWWPSVVKQLDQAAAATNSQQLLEAMYRLHDMCNISLDPEEDVQDPNLFAELARFLDEDFTSGEREQFFTKTIPKVVQHAKSLKSTKPPEGLHFSLQQQTDSAEYSYNFVSSLIANAFFSTYPKRTRKTHPTLQDFNFTNFFKYLHMNSQKAKLRSIFAYFNFLSEDTSLDGQLIISRQVMSSKQWLTIEDWLESSIPLCPLTIRHEGRVERAEAHLLHVCFTSSRLGGGVLSSEITQESIQMATHPELLAALLSVEALEDNEVLIIEGARNISRIIDPKHRSTFESIPKPKTVTICCMDAEDYSTLPLAQYEEDNVLREMNKSLLGFRQRHVPISPTNPVKLEPDPGARRLSPIGESFSSTPPEAEEKSIATINYNIKASTKEINGSDGVEMRTKPNGKSVESLSPAKTTGCSNKRGRFIVLGSSGEVLPVTRKSLGQVSVYSSCNSQSTDSFHSAKESVDEDQEDEEQKLTRLYSAQLDSFERRGTFAQRLKDALRRESTATGTTSSISSAGSSYAVGISVTGSHVGDPDIKVRRGGSRGFVLRDDTVDEEFLKESLEAEQKWLGRFKQSQHPMLQRRDTNASSKYSFSTEYSSEFSSELEEVYEQLSKWLEDPIVADESRELDARDRAVVRFAGSLLKRALSESFAGVPVQEGEPQALIGTEEVQERHKLALAVRSLSLELARHKHKRQHSVPEGEYKNYEDALSEDPAVARDVKSTQRRNLWVISFTSEVRQTLTDDVATISLPQGLPLTDTETITTITQDNKWSKSFAELLPHNFPRVAIAKEDKRMLHWSELATSIADVSQESSPQAGGLLPVVTGNWGCGSRLKGDHQLKLAIQWLAASLAGVPRLIYYTSGHPSLSKLDTVSRVLVDRHWTVGDLATAVMRFAVKTIEERIEGRNSLFEELIGMDKPSP, encoded by the exons ATGAAACGCACAA AAATTGACATCATGGCATTGGTGATGCTTCCCTGTGATTTGCCTTGGTGGCCTTCAGTCGTGAAACAACTGGACCAAGCAGCGGCTGCAACAAACTCTCAGCAACTTTTAGAAGCAATGTATCGGTTACACGATATGTGCAA CATAAGTCTCGACCCAGAGGAAGATGTTCAGGACCCAAACTTATTTGCCGAATTGGCAAGGTTCTTGGACGAAGACTTCACTTCAGGGGAAAGGGAACAATTCTTCACAAAAACAATTCCAAAGGTAGTACAACATGCCAAGTCTCTCAAATCTACAAAACCTCCGGAAGGACTTCATTTTAGCCTGCAGCAACAAA CCGATAGTGCAGAGTACAGCTACAACTTTGTTTCATCCCTGATAGcaaatgcatttttttcaacatatcccaaaagaacgagaaaaactcATCCTACGCTGCAAGATTTCAACTTCACTAATTTCTTCAAATATCTTCACAT GAATAGTCAGAAGGCAAAATTGAGAAGCATATTTGCCTACTTTAATTTCTTGAGCGAGGACACGTCATTGGATggacaattaataatttccaGACAG GTGATGTCGTCAAAACAGTGGTTGACAATAGAAGATTGGCTCGAGAGTAGCATCCCTCTTTGTCCTCTCACTATTCGCCATGAAGGAAGGGTGGAAAGGGCTGAAGCTCACTTACTGCATGTATGCTTCACTAGTTCAAGGCTAGGTGGTGGAGTATTGAGCAGCGAAATTACACAAGAAAGCATCCAA ATGGCAACGCATCCTGAGCTGTTGGCTGCATTACTCTCTGTTGAAGCATTAGAAGACAATGAGGTCTTGATCATAGAAGGTGCCAGAAATATTTCCAGGATAATTGATCCAAAACATAGATCTACTTTTGAAAGTATaccaaaaccaaaaaca GTAACAATATGCTGTATGGATGCCGAAGACTATTCTACGCTGCCCCTTGCACAATATGAGGAAGACAATGTGCTGCGAGAAATGAACAAATCGTTGTTGGGATTCAGGCAAAGGCATGTCCCTATCAGCCCAACGAATCCTGTCAAATTGGAGCCAGATCCAGGTGCTCGGCGGTTGTCACCGATTGGAGAAAGTTTCAGTAGCACCCCGCCAGAGGCCGAGGAAAAGTCAATCGcaacaattaattataacaTTAAAG CATCGACAAAAGAGATAAACGGTTCCGACGGTGTGGAAATGAGAACAAAACCAAATGGTAAATCAGTCGAATCGCTAAGTCCAGCAAAAACTACAGGCTGTTCCAATAAAAGAGGCCGATTCATAGTTCTTGGCTCAAGTGGAGAAGTTTTGCCTGTTACCAGAAAGTCCTTAGGGCAGGTGTCTGTCTACAGCAGTTGCAATAGCCAAAGCACTGACAGCTTCCATAGCGCGAAAGAATCTGTCGACGAGGATCAAG aagatgaagagcAAAAGCTCACTAGGCTTTATAGCGCACAGTTAGATTCGTTCGAACGACGAGGGACTTTTGCTCAGAGACTGAAGGATGCTTTGAGGCGAGAAAGTACAGCAACCGGAACAAcgtcttcaatttcttctgcAGGCAGCAGTTATGCGGTTGGAATAAGCGTGACCGGAAGTCATGTCGGTGATCCAGATATTAA AGTGAGGAGAGGGGGATCCAGAGGATTTGTTTTAAGAGATGATACGGTGGATGAAGAATTTCTAAAGGAATCGTTGGAAGCTGAGCAAAAGTGGCTTGGAAGATTCAAGCAAAGTCAACATCCGATGCTGCAAAGACGCGATACCAACGCGAGCAGCAAGTACAGTTTTAGTACGGAATACAGCTCAG AATTTTCTTCAGAACTTGAAGAAGTCTACGAGCAATTATCTAAGTGGCTGGAGGATCCTATAGTTGCTGACGAAAGCCGTGAATTAGATGCAAGAGATAGAGCTGTGGTAAGATTTGCTGGTTCGCTTTTAAAGAGAGCGTTGAGCGAGTCGTTTGCAGGCGTTCCTGTCCAAGAGGGAGAACCTCAAGCTTTAATTGGCACCGAGGAGGTTCAAGAACGTCATAAGCTGGCATTAGCAGTCAGAAGCCTGAGCTTAGAGCTTGCGCGGCACAAGCATAAAAGACAGCATTCG GTTCCCGAAGGTGAGTACAAGAATTATGAAGATGCTCTGAGTGAAGATCCTGCTGTAGCCAGAGATGTTAAATCGACACAACGCAGAAATCTCTGGGTCATTTCTTTCACGTCTGAAGTGAGACAGACTCTGACCGATGACGTGGCTACGATTTCGCTGCCGCAAGGTTTACCGTTGACCGATACagaaacaataacaacaataacacaGGATAACAAGTGGTCAAAAAGTTTTGCTGAACTTCTACCCCACAATTTTCCAAGAGTTGCGATTGCAAAGGAAGATAAGAGGATGCTGCACTGGAGCGAATTAGCGACATCAATAGCCGAT GTCTCTCAAGAAAGCAGCCCTCAGGCCGGTGGCTTATTGCCAGTAGTAACTGGGAACTGGGGTTGCGGTTCACGACTGAAAGGCGATCATCAACTAAAACTAGCGATACAGTGGCTGGCAGCTTCTCTCGCTGGTGTGCCCAGACTGATTTACTACACATCTGGCCATCCCAGTCTGTCCAAG ctCGATACGGTGAGCAGGGTATTGGTGGACAGGCATTGGACAGTCGGAGATTTGGCGACAGCAGTGATGCGGTTTGCAGTTAAAACCATTGAAGAGAGAATCGAGGGAAGAAACAGTCTTTTCGAAGAATTAATTGGAATGGATAAGCCTAGTCCTTAG